The Gemmatimonadota bacterium genome has a segment encoding these proteins:
- a CDS encoding alkaline phosphatase family protein has protein sequence MKVLVIGLDCASPELIFQRFRDDLPTIDNLIQTGVYGSLKSTIPPITIPAWMSMVTGKDPGTLGFYGLRNRADYSYDRLSIANSTLVHDDTVWDIISAAGKKVILVGVPQTYPPQPVNGCLIASFLTPSNDSPYTYPDSLKAEIERVSDGYIIDVRDFRTDDKARLLREIYAMTKKRFRVTRHLMQTREWDFCMHVEMGTDRIHHGFWRFLDQTHRKHDSNSEFVNAIRDYYRYLDSEIASLIDLAGTDTAILLASDHGAKRIDGGICINEWLIREGYLTLKKYPQEPMAYEDLEIDWTKTTAWGEGGYYARIFLNIAGREPKGLVPPEQYNVLRDELSKKIVNIPDDKGNPLPTRVFKPEDIYSTINNIPPDLIAYFGDLHWRSVGTIGHRAIHTLENDTGPDDANHAQHGIFILKDGTHTGERYNLEIRDIAPTILGLMDIPTPTDMQSQAIVNAPSTPAPSAPQPSHTDDEVYTEEEKKALEDRLKALGYL, from the coding sequence ATGAAAGTACTCGTCATAGGTCTGGATTGCGCGTCGCCCGAGCTGATCTTTCAGCGATTTCGAGATGATCTGCCCACCATTGACAACCTGATCCAGACCGGGGTTTACGGCAGCCTCAAAAGCACCATCCCGCCCATCACCATTCCCGCCTGGATGAGTATGGTAACGGGCAAAGACCCCGGCACCCTGGGATTTTACGGGCTTCGCAACCGCGCCGATTACTCCTACGACCGTCTGTCTATCGCCAACTCAACGCTCGTGCACGACGATACGGTTTGGGACATCATTTCTGCTGCGGGCAAAAAAGTAATTCTCGTAGGCGTGCCCCAAACCTATCCCCCCCAGCCAGTCAACGGCTGTCTGATCGCCTCTTTTCTCACGCCGAGCAACGACAGTCCCTATACCTATCCCGACAGCCTAAAAGCCGAAATCGAGCGCGTATCCGATGGCTACATCATCGATGTGCGCGATTTTCGCACAGATGACAAAGCGCGCTTGCTCCGAGAAATTTACGCCATGACCAAAAAGCGATTTCGCGTGACCCGACATCTCATGCAAACCCGCGAATGGGATTTTTGCATGCATGTGGAAATGGGCACAGATCGCATCCACCACGGATTCTGGCGTTTTCTGGACCAAACCCACCGAAAACACGATTCCAATTCCGAATTTGTGAACGCCATCCGCGACTATTACCGGTATCTCGATAGTGAAATCGCATCCCTGATTGATCTGGCTGGTACAGACACAGCCATCCTCCTCGCCTCAGACCACGGCGCCAAGCGCATCGATGGCGGCATCTGTATCAACGAATGGTTGATCCGCGAAGGGTATTTGACACTAAAAAAATATCCCCAGGAGCCTATGGCTTATGAGGATCTCGAAATCGACTGGACAAAAACCACAGCCTGGGGTGAAGGTGGCTATTACGCGCGCATTTTTCTCAACATTGCCGGTCGCGAACCAAAAGGCCTTGTGCCCCCCGAACAATACAATGTCTTACGCGACGAACTTTCAAAAAAAATCGTGAACATCCCCGACGACAAGGGCAATCCCCTGCCGACGAGGGTCTTCAAACCCGAGGATATTTACAGCACCATTAACAATATCCCACCCGATCTGATCGCCTATTTCGGGGACCTGCACTGGCGTTCTGTCGGCACAATAGGCCATCGCGCCATCCACACCCTTGAAAACGACACCGGACCCGACGATGCCAACCACGCCCAACACGGTATCTTTATTCTCAAAGACGGCACGCACACAGGCGAGAGATACAATCTGGAAATACGCGACATCGCACCAACTATCCTGGGCCTCATGGATATCCCCACTCCCACCGACATGCAAAGCCAGGCAATAGTCAACGCGCCCTCAACCCCCGCACCATCAGCCCCACAGCCTTCACACACAGACGACGAGGTTTATACAGAAGAAGAAAAAAAAGCACTCGAAGATCGGCTCAAAGCGCTGGGATATTTGTGA
- a CDS encoding carbohydrate kinase: MRREPPCVVAIGAVLWDVFPDGERLGGAPANFAVHAAALGAHSAMVSCVGDDARGKAALESLSGRGVAIDAVQVHVHRPTGSVNVTLVDGQPTYEIVEGVAWDAITWCSELAPIAQSAHALCFGTIDQREAQSRRAITNFLDAASPDCLRVYDINFRQHYHTDEIVWESIARADVLKLNDEEVALLRDYVGGEEDVDVFLSGILARFDLQCVILTLGERGCRVVSKGGICQAAGKRQQVVNTVGAGDAFTAAFVMHLLAGAPMQICAEQANAVGGFVTTKDSGMPTLPAHFRVF; encoded by the coding sequence ATGCGCCGTGAGCCGCCTTGTGTAGTCGCTATTGGTGCCGTGTTGTGGGATGTGTTTCCCGACGGCGAGCGATTGGGAGGCGCGCCGGCAAATTTTGCCGTTCATGCGGCTGCTTTGGGCGCGCATTCTGCTATGGTGAGTTGTGTGGGAGACGATGCGCGAGGCAAGGCAGCACTTGAGAGTTTGAGCGGACGAGGGGTGGCGATAGATGCCGTGCAGGTGCATGTCCATCGGCCAACGGGTAGCGTGAACGTGACCCTTGTCGATGGGCAACCCACTTATGAAATTGTCGAAGGCGTGGCGTGGGATGCGATTACCTGGTGTTCAGAATTGGCACCGATAGCGCAATCTGCTCACGCCTTGTGTTTTGGAACGATAGATCAACGCGAGGCGCAGAGCCGTCGGGCAATTACAAATTTTTTGGATGCGGCGTCTCCGGATTGCCTGCGCGTGTACGATATCAATTTTCGACAGCACTATCACACGGACGAGATTGTGTGGGAATCTATAGCACGCGCTGATGTGTTGAAGTTAAATGACGAGGAAGTGGCTCTGTTGCGCGATTATGTGGGTGGGGAAGAAGACGTGGATGTTTTTTTGTCAGGTATTCTCGCGCGGTTTGACCTGCAATGTGTGATTTTGACGCTGGGAGAACGGGGATGTCGGGTTGTGAGTAAAGGTGGGATTTGTCAGGCGGCGGGAAAAAGACAACAGGTCGTGAATACGGTGGGTGCTGGCGATGCTTTTACGGCGGCATTTGTCATGCATTTACTCGCTGGCGCACCGATGCAGATATGTGCTGAGCAAGCCAATGCCGTTGGCGGTTTTGTTACGACAAAAGATAGTGGAATGCCGACTTTGCCCGCGCATTTTCGGGTTTTTTAG
- a CDS encoding Gfo/Idh/MocA family oxidoreductase has translation MSKEKIRLGLIGCGGNMQRAHLPRLKADGGVEIIGVVDPDESQAEALMEAWGSEASFYEDYRQLVRNEALDAMLISSPHALHYEHARLSLQKGLHVLVEKPLTVASRQTKSLINLSDKLKLYLVVAYQRNYMAPHVYARELIRGGELGELRGVVAYVTQNWGSIRGWRLDPELSGGGMFMDTGSHLVASVLWITGLEPVEVSAFAENAGKAVDTNMVVNVRFKGGGAGTLNTFGNAAHHDERIAIHGSKGCLVFHLHQWQVQSVLLNDKPIEIPPHIQETTPDQAFFDLIRNDGEGYSPPDFALQVARLSEAAYRSASAKKAVKVSR, from the coding sequence ATGTCAAAAGAGAAAATTCGCCTCGGTTTGATCGGATGTGGCGGCAACATGCAACGAGCGCATTTGCCTCGTTTGAAAGCAGATGGCGGCGTGGAGATTATCGGCGTGGTCGATCCCGATGAGAGCCAGGCGGAAGCATTGATGGAGGCGTGGGGCAGTGAGGCGTCGTTTTATGAAGATTATCGCCAACTCGTGCGGAATGAAGCGCTCGATGCCATGCTGATTAGTTCACCCCACGCGCTGCATTATGAGCACGCCCGCCTGTCTTTGCAAAAGGGGTTGCACGTTCTGGTTGAGAAGCCCCTTACTGTTGCGTCTCGGCAGACCAAGTCGCTGATCAATTTGTCGGATAAATTGAAATTGTATCTGGTGGTGGCTTACCAGCGCAATTATATGGCTCCTCATGTTTATGCGCGTGAATTGATTCGGGGGGGGGAACTCGGAGAGTTGCGCGGCGTGGTGGCTTATGTGACACAAAATTGGGGAAGTATCCGCGGCTGGCGTTTGGACCCCGAGTTGTCGGGAGGCGGCATGTTTATGGATACGGGTAGCCATCTCGTCGCTTCTGTATTGTGGATTACGGGACTGGAGCCTGTGGAGGTCTCGGCTTTTGCGGAGAATGCGGGAAAAGCCGTGGATACCAATATGGTGGTCAATGTGCGTTTCAAAGGCGGTGGAGCAGGTACGCTGAATACCTTTGGCAATGCGGCGCATCACGATGAGAGAATCGCTATTCACGGAAGCAAGGGCTGTCTGGTATTTCATTTACACCAGTGGCAGGTGCAGTCGGTTTTGCTGAATGACAAACCAATTGAAATTCCACCGCATATTCAGGAGACGACGCCGGATCAGGCATTTTTTGATCTGATCCGCAACGATGGCGAGGGGTATTCGCCGCCGGATTTCGCTTTGCAAGTCGCCCGTTTATCCGAGGCCGCTTATCGCTCGGCTTCTGCAAAGAAGGCCGTGAAGGTGTCGAGGTAA
- a CDS encoding phytanoyl-CoA dioxygenase family protein: protein MTPEEQKAFFYDQGYLVVEDVVSPQELAECEEEIHKLHVMAADLATDGDKRSGSFQREPYARDKEQDGLPVLRKIEQTRDFSNVFKNLAAHSKLVPVIQNLIGPDLLLFRSTLMLKPAFHGSSHGFHQDSAYWPMEPPALVTVSIALTDARSENGCIRVIPESHKWGMQKWGDIARPQDAKLTDRENLDISQAIEVPLKAGTALLFHSLCVHGSGPNNSPRPRHTALYAYFPPTVRYMARGKDSSRTFPVISGLEGRKEVTMVAESAA from the coding sequence ATGACGCCTGAAGAACAGAAAGCATTTTTCTACGATCAGGGCTATCTCGTGGTTGAAGATGTGGTGTCGCCCCAGGAGTTGGCAGAGTGTGAAGAAGAGATTCACAAACTGCATGTGATGGCTGCAGATTTGGCAACTGATGGCGACAAGCGTTCGGGCAGTTTTCAGCGCGAGCCTTATGCGAGAGACAAAGAGCAAGATGGCTTGCCCGTATTGCGGAAGATTGAACAGACGCGCGATTTTTCCAATGTGTTCAAGAATTTGGCTGCACATTCCAAACTGGTGCCTGTGATTCAGAATCTGATTGGGCCCGATTTGTTGTTGTTTCGCAGCACGCTTATGCTCAAGCCCGCGTTTCACGGGTCATCGCATGGTTTTCATCAAGATTCGGCGTATTGGCCGATGGAGCCGCCCGCGCTTGTCACGGTGAGCATTGCATTGACGGATGCCCGTTCGGAGAATGGGTGCATTCGAGTGATTCCCGAAAGTCACAAGTGGGGCATGCAGAAATGGGGCGATATTGCGCGGCCTCAAGATGCAAAGTTGACAGATCGAGAAAATTTGGATATCTCACAGGCTATTGAGGTGCCACTCAAGGCGGGAACAGCTCTTCTGTTTCACAGTTTGTGTGTACACGGTTCTGGTCCCAATAATTCACCTCGCCCGAGGCATACGGCACTCTACGCCTATTTTCCACCTACTGTGCGTTATATGGCGCGGGGAAAGGATTCATCGCGCACATTTCCGGTGATCTCCGGGTTAGAAGGCCGGAAAGAAGTAACGATGGTGGCTGAATCGGCGGCTTGA
- a CDS encoding DUF4249 family protein, which translates to MMKYLVLMVGCLAVLVGCEAERDPSSLFGPDASGVLVVDALLIVDKPLPQVLVSETVRANVGHSELWAGVGDAEIVITQGEQIFLYSPGFAAGSYRPPSNAPLVLPNTIYNLRVQSQGREATAQTITPGRFDIQEAALIDDETLEVIRPLNRYEDGNVQENRVIYQEGLLEMRFDPIPASGYHIAIESLDPESDFVVYSDLVDEDDRAEFERYGSSPAFEATDGIVRFPWFAVAYAGPHVIRIYAVDKNWFDLIRSVPEFFQDDGGNAFQPGGLAGDNFERPLFNVDGGIGIFGSASVDSVGFEVLPRPSQ; encoded by the coding sequence ATGATGAAATATCTCGTTTTGATGGTGGGCTGTCTGGCCGTGCTGGTGGGCTGTGAGGCCGAGCGCGATCCGTCGAGTCTTTTTGGTCCCGATGCTTCGGGTGTTCTGGTTGTGGATGCGCTGTTGATTGTCGATAAACCCCTGCCTCAGGTGCTGGTTAGTGAGACGGTAAGAGCAAACGTGGGGCATTCTGAACTCTGGGCAGGTGTGGGTGATGCCGAGATCGTGATCACTCAGGGGGAACAGATATTTTTGTACAGCCCGGGTTTCGCCGCGGGGTCTTATCGACCCCCGTCCAATGCTCCGCTCGTTTTGCCAAATACAATTTATAATCTGCGCGTGCAATCACAGGGTAGGGAAGCGACAGCGCAGACGATCACACCGGGCAGATTCGATATTCAAGAGGCGGCATTAATAGATGATGAGACACTCGAGGTCATCCGTCCTTTGAACAGATATGAAGATGGCAATGTGCAGGAGAATCGCGTTATCTATCAAGAAGGCCTTCTGGAAATGCGATTTGATCCGATTCCTGCCAGTGGCTACCACATTGCAATTGAGAGCCTGGATCCGGAATCGGATTTTGTGGTATATTCCGATTTGGTCGATGAAGATGATAGGGCGGAGTTTGAACGATACGGCAGTTCGCCGGCATTTGAGGCCACAGATGGCATCGTGCGCTTCCCCTGGTTTGCGGTGGCATATGCCGGGCCTCATGTCATTCGCATTTATGCGGTTGACAAAAACTGGTTTGATTTGATTCGCTCTGTGCCCGAATTTTTTCAAGATGATGGTGGGAATGCGTTTCAGCCTGGCGGTCTGGCGGGCGACAATTTCGAGCGTCCGCTGTTTAACGTTGATGGGGGCATAGGAATTTTTGGCTCGGCGTCCGTGGATTCAGTGGGTTTTGAGGTGCTGCCCCGCCCTTCGCAATAA
- a CDS encoding TonB-dependent receptor: protein MKFLWVLLLLLLPLSVRAATLSGFIADQSNGESLPYANVMLKGSDRPIVSLSNVNGYYAIQGVPEDIPYVLTISYIGYISFQDTLTFRAGETRRLNVQLKPELIVVEEIVVEGKREEEEQRIQPGFVEVETAKIREMPAIGEADILRSLHLLPGIQAASDISSGLYIRGGGPDQTLILLDQMPLYNPSHAFGFFSTFNPDAIRDMSLHKGAYPAKYGGRLGSVLDVHNKDGNRKGFDASGGISLIAARLTLEGPTPKGSWMVSGRRTYIDPLLSFIRDEDTDVPTYYFYDLNAKFNQDFSDNDKVQISGYFGRDNLTFDVDEDSFFGIRWGNTAFLGKWTHVFSPALFGNFVVAGSDYASKIELNILDTPILLSNGITDFTIKGDVDWFAAHDHALSGGFLATHYDFKFYQEFNRSSQFDLSLKPNLLSMYVQDHWQPGSATDIRLGMRSSYFSAGDRFHVEPRLSMSYRRGNWRWKAAGGSFHQYLQLVTTELFSGGDYWVPLDESVEPGRSWQSVAGVEWEPSERYQATVEAYYTDMANLIVLDNRIAADIDAKNVEDTFVSGGTGYATGVEVFLQRRTGRLTGWIGYTLGWTRRTFAELNQGKAFPPKYDRRHDVSFVSNYRLGRWSFGANYVYGTGQAFTPASARYSLRSPAVPHRQIENLVLPSDRNSARLLPYQRLDLNVKMRFRAFAVNGEFYVQVFNVFNRRNEWFVIFDESDPDVVKMLPIVPTLGINFNF from the coding sequence ATGAAGTTTTTGTGGGTGCTGTTGTTGCTGTTGTTGCCATTGTCTGTTCGAGCGGCAACGCTGAGTGGGTTTATTGCGGATCAGAGTAATGGCGAGTCGCTGCCCTATGCGAATGTGATGTTAAAAGGGTCAGATAGGCCCATTGTTTCGCTGAGCAATGTGAATGGATATTACGCCATTCAAGGGGTTCCTGAGGATATCCCCTATGTGTTGACTATCTCCTATATCGGGTATATCAGTTTTCAGGATACGCTGACCTTTCGAGCGGGCGAAACCAGGCGGCTCAATGTGCAACTCAAACCCGAGCTAATAGTCGTGGAGGAGATCGTGGTGGAGGGCAAGCGGGAGGAGGAAGAGCAACGCATTCAGCCGGGGTTTGTCGAGGTCGAAACGGCAAAAATCCGCGAGATGCCAGCTATTGGTGAGGCGGATATTTTGCGTTCACTACACCTTTTGCCGGGTATTCAGGCCGCGTCAGATATCAGTTCGGGGCTTTATATCCGCGGTGGGGGACCAGATCAGACCTTGATTTTATTGGATCAAATGCCGCTTTACAATCCGTCGCACGCATTTGGCTTTTTTTCTACGTTTAATCCCGATGCCATTCGGGATATGAGTTTGCACAAAGGGGCTTATCCGGCGAAATACGGCGGTCGTTTGGGATCTGTGCTCGACGTACACAATAAGGACGGCAATCGCAAGGGATTTGATGCCAGCGGTGGAATAAGTCTTATTGCCGCGCGTTTGACACTCGAAGGCCCAACCCCAAAGGGGTCGTGGATGGTGTCGGGACGGCGCACTTATATCGATCCTTTATTGTCTTTTATCCGGGATGAAGACACGGATGTTCCCACGTATTATTTTTACGACTTAAATGCCAAGTTCAATCAGGATTTTTCGGATAATGACAAAGTGCAGATCAGTGGATATTTTGGTCGAGACAATTTGACTTTTGATGTTGACGAGGATTCGTTTTTCGGCATTCGGTGGGGGAATACGGCTTTTCTGGGCAAGTGGACGCATGTGTTTTCGCCCGCGCTATTTGGCAATTTTGTGGTGGCGGGCAGCGATTATGCCAGCAAGATAGAACTGAATATTCTCGATACGCCCATTTTGCTTTCCAACGGTATTACCGATTTTACCATCAAAGGCGATGTGGATTGGTTTGCCGCGCACGACCACGCCTTGAGTGGTGGATTTTTAGCCACCCATTACGATTTTAAATTTTATCAGGAATTTAATCGCTCAAGCCAATTCGACCTGAGCCTGAAGCCCAATTTGCTATCGATGTATGTGCAGGATCACTGGCAGCCCGGCTCTGCAACAGATATTCGCCTGGGCATGCGGAGCAGTTATTTTAGCGCTGGTGATCGCTTTCATGTCGAGCCGCGTTTGTCAATGAGCTACCGCAGGGGCAACTGGCGCTGGAAGGCGGCTGGCGGCTCATTTCACCAGTATTTGCAATTGGTGACTACCGAGTTGTTTAGCGGCGGTGATTACTGGGTGCCGCTGGATGAGTCGGTGGAACCCGGACGGTCCTGGCAGAGTGTGGCGGGTGTGGAGTGGGAACCTTCCGAGCGGTATCAGGCTACTGTGGAAGCCTATTATACCGATATGGCGAATCTGATTGTACTGGACAATCGCATCGCCGCAGATATCGATGCGAAGAACGTAGAGGATACTTTTGTGAGTGGGGGAACTGGGTATGCAACTGGTGTCGAAGTCTTTTTGCAGCGCCGTACCGGACGATTGACGGGATGGATAGGTTATACGCTGGGATGGACGCGCCGCACATTTGCCGAACTCAATCAGGGCAAGGCATTTCCCCCCAAATACGACCGACGCCACGATGTGTCTTTTGTGAGCAATTATCGCCTGGGCCGGTGGTCATTTGGGGCGAATTATGTCTATGGCACGGGGCAGGCATTTACGCCTGCATCAGCGCGTTATTCATTGCGCTCGCCCGCAGTGCCCCACCGTCAAATAGAAAATCTGGTGCTTCCCTCAGACCGCAATAGTGCTCGCTTGTTGCCCTATCAGAGATTGGATTTAAATGTGAAGATGCGGTTTCGAGCGTTTGCGGTGAATGGGGAATTTTACGTCCAGGTGTTTAACGTATTTAATCGGCGCAATGAGTGGTTTGTCATTTTTGATGAGTCTGATCCAGATGTGGTCAAGATGTTGCCAATCGTGCCGACTCTGGGGATTAATTTTAATTTTTAA
- a CDS encoding M55 family metallopeptidase: MKFVVAVDCEGVACGVGSPGASLNSSRNLEFAKLQATREADAAVRGLFAAGADQVIVWDNHGGSLNLNYDLLDERCDIALGVGFEHRFPGMDESFDGVAFVGYHAMDNTIDGVMCHTFSSATYQWIKINGREVGEMAIDAAVAGERGVPVIFASSDDKGTAEAECFFPGVVTVTTKQGMGWNCAVSKHPKRVVNEIYETIQNAVTRRNAIKPFAFSSPLTMEVRYKRLESAQSASRGFSGAERVDPYTVRRTLQSIQDYY, from the coding sequence ATGAAATTTGTCGTCGCTGTCGATTGTGAAGGCGTAGCCTGTGGCGTGGGATCACCTGGCGCATCACTGAACTCCTCTCGAAATTTGGAGTTCGCCAAATTACAGGCCACGCGAGAAGCGGATGCGGCCGTCCGCGGGTTATTTGCAGCCGGTGCAGATCAGGTCATTGTATGGGATAATCACGGCGGGAGCTTGAATCTAAATTACGATCTCCTGGACGAGCGGTGTGATATCGCGCTCGGCGTGGGATTTGAACACCGGTTTCCCGGCATGGATGAATCATTTGATGGCGTAGCATTTGTCGGTTATCACGCCATGGACAATACTATTGACGGCGTGATGTGTCATACCTTCAGTTCCGCAACGTATCAATGGATCAAGATCAACGGACGAGAAGTGGGAGAAATGGCGATAGACGCGGCCGTTGCAGGAGAGCGAGGGGTGCCTGTCATTTTTGCCTCGAGTGACGACAAGGGAACCGCGGAAGCCGAGTGTTTTTTCCCCGGCGTTGTCACAGTCACAACCAAACAAGGGATGGGATGGAATTGCGCGGTGAGCAAACACCCCAAACGGGTAGTAAATGAAATCTATGAAACGATTCAGAACGCCGTAACCAGGCGAAACGCCATAAAACCCTTTGCATTTTCATCGCCACTCACTATGGAAGTGCGCTATAAACGGCTCGAATCCGCGCAATCGGCCAGCCGCGGATTTTCCGGTGCAGAGCGCGTTGATCCCTATACTGTGAGACGAACACTGCAATCCATCCAGGATTATTATTGA
- a CDS encoding M81 family metallopeptidase, with amino-acid sequence MKILLAAFKQETSCFNPARTPYDMFDVLFGDELLALRGSNTEIAGALDIFAEREDIDLVPIYSASSVSGGPVADADLNRLMDELLTGIRNNAPADGMLMVFHGAMAGETEVDPEGHVLTEIRNILGNVPIVTTFDLHGIITDRLIAQSDIMVPFHTYPHIDMYETGQRGARNLLALLDGNVKPTVAHIRLPMLVRGDELITKTGRFGQAIRWCQEIENSEGGLGSGVYIGNPFTDVPDLRSNVIVFTDKNPERAQREAKRIAQYMWDNRDHFTAPLTAIPDAIRLAEETQGLTVFSDAADATSSGASGDSNAILKGLFEHNYQGRALLPIVDPPAVEAAFRAGVGTTITIPIGGAIDEARFSPLECEVYIQLLTDGAYITGTGTSGHAGNTAVLQAGTCSIMATTRPVSIMDRKVFEARGLDPRDFDLVVCKSPNGFRVHFEEIAARIVPVDAPGSTSANLKSLPFTQCQRPIFPLDDNVQPPREIDG; translated from the coding sequence ATGAAAATTCTACTCGCAGCCTTCAAACAAGAAACATCCTGCTTTAACCCTGCGCGCACGCCCTACGATATGTTCGACGTACTATTTGGTGATGAACTCCTCGCACTGCGGGGCAGCAATACCGAAATCGCCGGCGCGCTCGACATCTTTGCCGAACGCGAAGACATTGACCTGGTACCCATCTATTCGGCATCATCTGTATCCGGCGGTCCAGTCGCCGACGCAGACCTCAACAGGCTCATGGACGAACTACTCACAGGCATTCGCAACAACGCACCCGCAGACGGGATGCTCATGGTCTTTCACGGCGCAATGGCTGGCGAAACCGAAGTCGATCCCGAAGGACATGTCCTCACCGAAATTCGCAACATCCTCGGCAATGTGCCCATTGTCACCACCTTTGATCTGCACGGCATCATCACCGACCGCCTCATCGCGCAATCCGACATTATGGTTCCCTTTCACACGTATCCACACATCGACATGTACGAAACCGGGCAACGGGGAGCGCGCAACCTGCTCGCCCTTCTCGATGGCAATGTCAAACCCACCGTCGCGCATATCCGATTGCCCATGCTCGTGCGAGGCGACGAACTCATCACCAAAACCGGGCGATTTGGTCAGGCCATCCGCTGGTGTCAGGAAATAGAAAACTCCGAAGGGGGTCTGGGTAGCGGGGTCTATATCGGCAATCCCTTCACCGATGTACCCGACCTGCGCTCCAACGTCATTGTCTTTACCGACAAAAATCCCGAACGCGCACAACGCGAAGCCAAACGCATCGCCCAGTACATGTGGGATAATCGCGACCATTTCACCGCACCACTCACGGCAATTCCAGACGCCATTCGCCTGGCTGAAGAAACTCAGGGTCTCACCGTATTTTCCGACGCTGCCGATGCCACATCTTCGGGCGCATCTGGCGATAGCAACGCCATTCTCAAGGGCCTGTTTGAACACAATTACCAGGGCCGAGCACTCCTGCCCATTGTCGATCCCCCCGCCGTTGAAGCGGCCTTTCGCGCAGGTGTGGGCACCACCATAACCATTCCCATTGGCGGTGCCATAGACGAAGCGCGTTTTTCCCCCCTCGAATGCGAAGTCTATATCCAACTCCTCACCGATGGGGCATATATCACAGGCACGGGCACATCGGGACATGCGGGCAACACGGCTGTTCTCCAGGCCGGGACTTGCAGCATCATGGCGACCACGCGCCCGGTGAGCATCATGGATCGCAAAGTCTTTGAAGCGCGCGGCCTCGACCCGCGAGACTTTGATCTGGTCGTGTGCAAATCGCCCAATGGCTTTCGGGTTCACTTCGAAGAAATAGCCGCCCGAATCGTACCTGTTGACGCGCCCGGCTCCACCAGTGCCAACTTAAAATCCCTGCCCTTTACCCAATGCCAACGCCCCATATTCCCCCTGGACGATAACGTGCAACCGCCACGAGAAATAGATGGATAG
- a CDS encoding threonine synthase, which produces MDSMTHLLCQICGKTCSANTLQWRCTCGGLFDLHFEAELFVDALPHRPPTLWRYREAIPIADDTHIVTLDEGFTPLTPVTIAGKSLLVKQDHLFPSGSYKDRGATVLISHAKALGVHHMVEDSSGNAGAAVAAYAARAGIACDIYVPDSTSVAKLAQIQSYGANLYKIPGSREDTAHAVQDAAQKHFYASHVWSPFFFHGTKTYAYEIWEQRNFNAPDTLIIPTGNGTLLIGAYIGFTDLLKQNLITHMPKLIAVQSAHCAPLAPTWTGNPSATIAEGIAIAEPARATQIVQCIDKTGGAILTVDDDETRNAQKLMAEMGFYIEPTSATAIAAFVKYPSQKDEIVVAPLTGHGLKSLGK; this is translated from the coding sequence ATGGATAGTATGACACACTTGCTATGCCAAATCTGTGGAAAAACCTGTAGCGCCAACACCTTGCAGTGGCGCTGCACCTGTGGTGGTCTCTTTGATCTCCACTTTGAGGCCGAGCTTTTCGTTGACGCACTTCCCCACCGCCCGCCGACTCTATGGCGCTACCGCGAAGCCATTCCCATCGCAGACGACACCCATATCGTCACCCTCGATGAAGGGTTCACACCACTGACACCCGTAACCATCGCTGGCAAATCCCTCCTCGTCAAACAGGACCACCTGTTTCCATCCGGCTCGTACAAAGACCGAGGCGCAACCGTTTTAATCAGCCATGCAAAAGCACTGGGCGTTCACCACATGGTCGAAGATTCGTCGGGCAATGCGGGCGCGGCGGTTGCAGCTTACGCAGCGCGTGCGGGAATTGCCTGCGACATTTACGTCCCCGACAGCACATCAGTGGCAAAACTCGCGCAAATCCAGAGCTATGGCGCAAACCTGTACAAAATCCCGGGATCGCGGGAAGACACTGCGCATGCGGTTCAAGACGCAGCGCAAAAACACTTTTATGCAAGCCATGTCTGGAGTCCCTTCTTCTTTCACGGCACCAAAACTTATGCCTATGAAATCTGGGAACAACGCAATTTCAATGCGCCAGACACACTCATCATACCAACGGGAAATGGAACGCTACTGATTGGTGCCTACATCGGATTTACGGACCTTCTCAAACAAAATTTGATCACCCACATGCCCAAACTCATCGCCGTTCAATCCGCCCATTGCGCCCCTCTCGCGCCCACCTGGACGGGCAACCCCTCTGCGACCATCGCCGAAGGCATCGCCATTGCAGAACCCGCCCGCGCAACGCAGATCGTCCAGTGCATTGATAAAACAGGGGGTGCCATCCTCACCGTTGACGACGACGAAACGCGCAACGCCCAAAAACTAATGGCCGAAATGGGCTTTTACATCGAACCCACTTCGGCCACAGCCATTGCAGCATTTGTGAAATACCCATCTCAAAAAGACGAAATCGTCGTCGCTCCCCTCACGGGCCACGGTCTAAAGTCTTTGGGAAAGTAG